In the Clostridium gelidum genome, AGCATCAGAATACTTTTCATCATATAGATGTCTTTCAATTTTAATATTATCAAAACTAAAAGGTTTTACAGTTCTTATACTATCAGCTAAAAATTGGTCTCCTAGTAAAATAACAGGTATTTGGTATTTATCTGCTAGATTAAAGGCTCTTATTGTTTGATAGAATGCATCTTCTGGTTCTTTTAATGCTATGACCATCTTAGGAATTTCTCCAGGTGATGAAGCAATGACAAATCTCAAATCAGCCTGTTCCGTTCTTGTTGGCAAGCCTGTTGTAGGTCCTGGTCTCTGTATTTCTGCTATTACAAGAGGTACTTCAAGCATACCAGACAGCCCTACTGCTTCAACCATCAATGCAAATCCGCCTCCAGATGTTCCTGTCATAGCACGGGTTCCTGCATAAGAAGCTCCAATTGCCATATTTATAGCTGATATTTCATCTTCAGCCTGTTCTACTACAATTTCTGCCTCATTCATTTTTGATGCAAGATAATTCATTATACTTGTAGAAGGCGTCATAGGATAAGCTGAATAGAATTTACATCCTGCTGCAAGCGCCCCAAGAGCAATTGCATCATTTCCGCCAATCAGAATATTATTATCCTTCTTGTTTGATTTAATATCGTATTTATGTGGAGCAAGTTTAAATCCTTCTTCAAATGCAGTAAGATTTTTCTCTGCAATTTCCTGTTTAAACTTTTCGGATAATAATTCTTTAACACCACTTAAATCAAGGTTGAAAAGTTTTATAAAAGCACCTAATGCTACATTTCCATAAACTTTAGCATTACCAATATTTTTTGCTATACCTTTTAGAGTAAGTCTAATTAATCTGTTATCTTCAAAATCAATTTCATCATCACAAATAATAAAACCGTCTTCTTTTAAATTATCAATATGTATTTTTATTGTTTCTTTATCCAAAGCAATTATTCCATCAAGTTCGTCAAAATGAGAATTTATTTCCTCATTTCCAAAACGTATCTGAAAAAAATTATGGCCCCCTCTTACTCTTGACATATAATCTTGTATTGTAAAAATTTCAAATCCTTTTCTTTTTAAAACTTTTTCCAATATAGACGAAACAGTCTCCATACCTAAGCCAGCAGCGCCTCCAATTAAAATATTATAAATCATTAAACTTCACCTCATCCTCAAAATTTATATAATTGTATTAATCCACTTATCTATATACCTTTCATAATTCTTTTCTTCCAAAAAATAGAATCAAAAAAATACTGCTATTCATCCTAGCCACATTAATGGTAACGTACAATTCACCACCTTCCATGTATACTGATTGACTGATTGGACTATTTTTAACATATGCCTATACTTACAAGTAATATGGTATTTTTTAATTGTAGTTGTTACGGGCTTGAATATAGTATTTATACTAATACGGTGAGTTTTTCCAGATTATGATAAAATTTCTTTAAAAATCTCTACATATACATTATTTTTTTGATTTAACAATGTTGGCGTGTAGTTTATTATAATAAAAAAAGCCCCCCATTAACTAATAATTAAATGTGACATTTAATTCAGTTGGTGCTTTATTCGTTAAACAATAGTTAATTAAAATAGCCTCTTCACAGCTGAGTACTAATAATCTAAGTATATCACAAAAAGTCTTATTAACAAGTAAATTTTGCACAAATTGTATAATTATATATTTTATTATTTTAGAACAATGACGAGTAAATGAGAGCCGAAAGTAAAAAATTCAGTAAACAAAAAGAAGTATCAAAAATGCATAACATTTATGATACTTCTCTTATTCTAAATTGTAATGTTTCTGTCACTATCTTTGATATTTCTTTTAAATAATTCCCACGAGTTTCCTCAGTAACATATTTAACTGCTTCAAAAAAAGTATGAGTACTAACATGATCCTACTTAACATGTTATTGGTTGCACTTAATAAGTTCCGTATTGTGCTTCGCACTCTTTTTATCTGTGCGCGCTTTTTTTATCTGTGTATTTTTTTTACTCGAATCATCCAAATAATTAATCCTATAAAAAATCCACAAAGTGCTGGTAATATCCAGCCAAATCCATAGTCAAATCCAGGTAAATATAAATGAGCAAAATTAATAATTTGTGTAACCACAACATTTTGTTGCATATATTGTGGTAATGATTTACATAAATCAAAAAATGCTGCAATAATTGTTAACCCAGTTGTCCATTTATAAATATCACTTTGCTTATTAATAAATGGAGTTAATAAAGACAATAAAATTAAAGTAATTACTAATGGATAAAGAAACATAAGCACTGGTATCGATAGCTGTATGAGATTGCTTAATCCGAAATTAGCGATTATAAATGAGAAAAGTGTAAAGATAATAGCATATTTTTTATATGAAATTGATTTCGGAAACATCTCACTGAACATTTCAGAACAGGCAGTGATTAAACCAATAGCTGTTTTTACGCATGCAATTCCAACAATAGCTGCTAATAATACCTTCCCAACAACCCCAAAATAATGATTACTGACCATAGATAAGATACTTCCTCCGTTATCAGCACGTGTTACGCTCCCTAAGCTTGTAGCTCCCATATAAGCTAATGAACCATAAATAATAGCCATACCAATAACACTAACTAAACCTGATTTACTTGTTTCAATAGCAATTAAGCGAGAATCTTTAATACCTAACTTTTTAATATTAGAAATAATAATAATAGCAAAAGCTACAGAAGCTAAAGCATCCATAGTATTATATCCATCTAATAAACCAGTAAATAATGGCTGAGTAGCATAACTTCCTTGAGCTGGATAATCGCTTCCTTGCCCCATTGGACTTATAAATGTAGCAATTAATAAAATAGATAATAATATCAGAAAAATAGGAGTAAGATATTTCCCTACCCAGTCTAAAATTTGCCCTGGTTTTAGTGAAAAATAAATTGTAAAAACAAAAAATATAAATGAGAAAATAATGAGTCCGAGTTTTAAATGTTCATCAGAAATAAAAGGATGAATTCCCACCTCAAATGCAACTGTCGCAGTACGGGGAATTGCAAATAATGGACCAATTGTTAAGTATAATAAACAGGTGAATATACTTGCATAACGAGAACTAATAGGTCTCGCCATATCAAATAAACTTTCACTTTTTGAAATAGCTGATGCAATGATTCCAAGTATTGGCAATCCTACACCTGTAATTAAAAATCCAATAGTCGCTGCAAAAACATGATTTCCAGCTTCTTGTCCCATTTGTACTGGAAAAATCAAGTTACCTGCCCCAAAAAATAGTCCAAATAATAATGAACCTATCAATAAGTTTTGCTGAATTTTCAGCTTTTCTTTCATAAATAATCCTCCTTGAATGTTTTGGTATTATCTAAAGCTTTTGCTCTGATTCTACTTTAGTGTTTGAGTTTTCACTTTTTTGATAATAACTCGAATCATTATTTTATTATAATATACTTATATATAATAGTAAAATTCATCTTTTCATGCTTTTTATATTATCATAAATCTTTTATTTTAATTCTATGTTGATTACAAATTTATCATTTTTACTTTCAGCCAAAATTCTCCCTTCATGTAGTTCTACTATACTTTTTTAAATAGCTAACCCTAGCCCTGATCCTGTCGTTTCTGAGTTTCTTGATTCATCTGTCCTATAAAATCTATTAAATCTTCTCCTGAAATACTGATAACTAGAGACAATTATCTTGCTTAATTTATTTTGATAGGTTATACTTGATAAAATTGTCGACAGTATACATAAATATTTTATTAATCTGAGGAGATGCAAAATGGATAATTATAAAATCGAAAAAGGTCCCTCCTACTACAATCAAGCTTATAATTCTATAAAAGATATGATTTTCAATGGTCTTCTAAAACCCGGAGATAGAATTTATGAGTCAAAACTTGCTACCGAATTTCAAATAAGCAGAAGCCCCGTAAGGGAAGCCATACGCTCTTTAGAAAAAGATGGTTTACTTTTTTTAACCGATAAATCAAAGATCACAGTATATCAACCAACAAAAAAAGATATTGAAGATATTTATGAATGTCGTCAAGCTTTAGAATCTCAGGCTGCAAGATTAACTACACGTAATGCCTCTGATAAAGAATTACAACAGATTGAAAACATATTATCGGAAACAGAAAAAAATATAGAACATTTTGATGATAACTTAGTTAAAACTATTATCTCTCTAAATACTCAGTTCCATAATTTAATTTTAAACTTTAGTCAAAATAATCGCTTACAAAAACAAAGTAATGATCTAAGTACACTTACTTTTTTTTATAGATCTATAGATGTATATGAACATGATCGTAATATGGATATTTTTAATTATCATCTTGAGATATTTCATTATATTAAGAAAAGGGATGAAGAGAAAGCTGCTAAAACTATGTACAGCCATATAGGCAACGACTTGAAACATTTAAAAGATATTCTATCAATAGAATGTACCATTTAGAGTACAGTTTTTATTTGATTTTTTTAATTTATTTAATATACAAAAGGAGAATTTACAATGATTATTTTTAATGCATTAGGAAGTGTATTCAGTATAGTTTTAATGATTTCTGCTGGGTACTTTTTATCTCATAAGGGATGGTTTGATGAAAAAACTTCTAAGCTTTTTTCAAAATTAGTATGCAATCTAGCTATTCCCTGCCTTATGATTTCTCAATTTACAGAGAGCTTTGATAAAGATAAATTACTTAACCTTGGCGGTGGGCTATTTGCTCCATTTACATCCATGGCAATCGGTTATGTAATTGCTGTAGTAGTTTCAAAAATTATTAGAGTTAAAGAAGGAAGAATTGGAACTTTCAGATCAATGTTTTTTGTATCTAATTCCATATTTATCGGACTTCCAGTAAACATGGCTTTGTTTGGGGAAAAAAGCATACCAAATGTTTTATTGTATTATATAGCTAATACTACTTTTTTCTGGACTATAGGTGTATATGAAATTAGCAAAGATGGACAATCTGGTAAAGCCAATGTTTTCTCACTTGATACAATAAAGAGAATCATGTCCCCACCACTTCTAAGCTTTCTTCTAGGAATTATACTTGTGCTCCTTGATATTCATTT is a window encoding:
- a CDS encoding 2-oxoacid:acceptor oxidoreductase subunit alpha; the protein is MIYNILIGGAAGLGMETVSSILEKVLKRKGFEIFTIQDYMSRVRGGHNFFQIRFGNEEINSHFDELDGIIALDKETIKIHIDNLKEDGFIICDDEIDFEDNRLIRLTLKGIAKNIGNAKVYGNVALGAFIKLFNLDLSGVKELLSEKFKQEIAEKNLTAFEEGFKLAPHKYDIKSNKKDNNILIGGNDAIALGALAAGCKFYSAYPMTPSTSIMNYLASKMNEAEIVVEQAEDEISAINMAIGASYAGTRAMTGTSGGGFALMVEAVGLSGMLEVPLVIAEIQRPGPTTGLPTRTEQADLRFVIASSPGEIPKMVIALKEPEDAFYQTIRAFNLADKYQIPVILLGDQFLADSIRTVKPFSFDNIKIERHLYDEKYSDAKEYKRYEITDTGISPRITPGKISGLTVLVDSDEHDESGHITESADVRNKMNDKRLRKMEYLKEELQEPVFIGEENADTLLIAWGSLYSPVKEAVTLLNGNGKNNKYCALVFGDVWPLPDKQLKKYAQDIKIINVEQNATGQLAALIRENTGIVCDSSILKYDGRPISSQEIYNKLNGGE
- the brnQ gene encoding branched-chain amino acid transport system II carrier protein, translated to MKEKLKIQQNLLIGSLLFGLFFGAGNLIFPVQMGQEAGNHVFAATIGFLITGVGLPILGIIASAISKSESLFDMARPISSRYASIFTCLLYLTIGPLFAIPRTATVAFEVGIHPFISDEHLKLGLIIFSFIFFVFTIYFSLKPGQILDWVGKYLTPIFLILLSILLIATFISPMGQGSDYPAQGSYATQPLFTGLLDGYNTMDALASVAFAIIIISNIKKLGIKDSRLIAIETSKSGLVSVIGMAIIYGSLAYMGATSLGSVTRADNGGSILSMVSNHYFGVVGKVLLAAIVGIACVKTAIGLITACSEMFSEMFPKSISYKKYAIIFTLFSFIIANFGLSNLIQLSIPVLMFLYPLVITLILLSLLTPFINKQSDIYKWTTGLTIIAAFFDLCKSLPQYMQQNVVVTQIINFAHLYLPGFDYGFGWILPALCGFFIGLIIWMIRVKKIHR
- a CDS encoding GntR family transcriptional regulator — encoded protein: MDNYKIEKGPSYYNQAYNSIKDMIFNGLLKPGDRIYESKLATEFQISRSPVREAIRSLEKDGLLFLTDKSKITVYQPTKKDIEDIYECRQALESQAARLTTRNASDKELQQIENILSETEKNIEHFDDNLVKTIISLNTQFHNLILNFSQNNRLQKQSNDLSTLTFFYRSIDVYEHDRNMDIFNYHLEIFHYIKKRDEEKAAKTMYSHIGNDLKHLKDILSIECTI
- a CDS encoding AEC family transporter, producing MIIFNALGSVFSIVLMISAGYFLSHKGWFDEKTSKLFSKLVCNLAIPCLMISQFTESFDKDKLLNLGGGLFAPFTSMAIGYVIAVVVSKIIRVKEGRIGTFRSMFFVSNSIFIGLPVNMALFGEKSIPNVLLYYIANTTFFWTIGVYEISKDGQSGKANVFSLDTIKRIMSPPLLSFLLGIILVLLDIHLPKFVLDTCKYFGNLTTPLAMLFIGITIYSVNFREFKFSWDMLAIILGRFLISPVLMLVLCNFTNIPLLMKEVFVIQAAMPVMTNTAIVAKRYNADYEYATVNTIITTISSLLIIPIYMLLLS